From bacterium, a single genomic window includes:
- a CDS encoding polysaccharide biosynthesis/export family protein, translating into MLITVLLSAILLFHASSAAPDTIEKNSSPLMAALKDEPAIITGVPLGGEGKGEGELNPSAPYKIEAGDVLEIVILGEEELTRTLMVMHNGTISFPLIGEVGVVGLTTEEIARLLSEKLKTYFTHAVISVILKSPTLPHVSVFGEVLRPGSVEYQRGLRVTDYIALAGGPTNRANLKKVKAVRFVDQKAVVLTVNVDEILKKGRQDQNFELKSGDWVYINKRFTIEWGIVINTLSLAVSVVTLYITIQRL; encoded by the coding sequence ATGTTGATAACTGTGCTTTTATCCGCTATATTATTATTTCACGCGTCCTCCGCGGCACCGGATACCATAGAAAAAAATTCCTCTCCCTTGATGGCAGCATTGAAGGATGAACCGGCAATAATAACTGGTGTCCCGTTAGGGGGAGAGGGTAAGGGTGAGGGTGAATTAAATCCATCCGCGCCCTACAAGATCGAAGCCGGCGACGTTCTGGAGATCGTAATCCTGGGCGAGGAAGAACTGACCCGCACCCTCATGGTTATGCATAACGGCACCATATCCTTCCCGCTGATCGGCGAGGTCGGGGTTGTCGGATTGACGACCGAGGAGATCGCCCGCCTGTTAAGCGAGAAGCTCAAAACCTATTTCACACACGCTGTCATTTCCGTCATCTTGAAAAGCCCGACTTTACCGCATGTTTCGGTTTTCGGCGAGGTCTTGCGTCCCGGTTCGGTTGAATACCAGCGGGGATTGCGCGTGACCGACTACATCGCGCTGGCCGGCGGACCTACAAACCGCGCCAATCTTAAAAAGGTCAAGGCCGTGCGGTTCGTGGATCAGAAAGCGGTTGTGCTCACGGTTAACGTCGACGAAATACTAAAAAAAGGCAGGCAGGATCAGAATTTCGAGCTTAAATCCGGCGACTGGGTGTACATTAACAAGCGCTTCACGATCGAATGGGGTATCGTCATCAACACCCTGTCCCTTGCCGTGTCAGTCGTGACGCTGTACATTACGATACAAAGGCTATGA
- a CDS encoding S8 family serine peptidase yields MKKMIMFAAAMLAMGFAASNADVYQMPGSGTIHQFAPARFGNADLICFSNGITIDVKTGEPALEYTIEKSEYYIVHFNSPIYQQSKDQLEAAGAQIYSYLPNYAFIVRMDDIAQAKVAACDFIDWVGIYQPSYKLSSQDEFKSLSGTHVVTILLYADAGAENVMNYLRSNKAVIKDVAESKWDKLINAEINLALVPELAKFDEVSWIEPWHKMELDNNSVQWVLQTCINGNRHVWDMGIRGNGELMSTCDTGVRTSHYAFRSTSSSWITTWGNYPNDRKIIGYQPANTMGAGYADFGDEAVNYYHGSHTAGTCSGDDTLNAADTRDGLAIKGRLYFLDGGGSNGAVYLYPNLNTLWAIPYNGNAAGSVKLCSNSWGSNANGSYTSNSAQCDQFMWDHKDFLLFFSNGNNGPGSGTVGSPATAKNVVSVGSCNNSTGYATLSSFSSRGPCDDGRRKPTILTPGNTVYSVNGGGDAGYTGMQGTSMSSPGAMGAGVLVRQYFTDGFYPTGAANSSDSIAPSAALMKAVLVNGADNSMSGYTVPDNNIGWGRVDLDSVLYFTGDAKKLAIVDEATGLSTGQFVEYDYNVLSGSVPLRVALVWTDYPGAAGGAHNIINDLHLTVTDPNNVVYLGNVYSGGQSATGGSADTVNVEECVRRNSPTAGNWTIRVDASHVPNGPQPFAIVVTGDLGTASQPSIVYETNTIDDAGGNNNGKVDPGETVNMTVTLRNDGSTNATNTNGTLRTASAYITLLDSTATYGTITGGGGTANGIFQFTASASTPQGTTVAFTVYVTADGGYTTNCNFQIVVGAPRYDYVDHNVGNCVLTVTKQGSIGFLDVNSGGSGFIYPKSGTNELYHSSLALANANNWVLDRFYPNTGANPNNTDWRCTTVPNGQCWIDSIAPAVSDQESWSMYADSGNSAPKGIVVTQHGYAWRAAGYDDFVIVLCDVKNNSGAAINNIYTGVIADFDMGNAYVNRGATDTLRRLSYEWEPGAPNRYVGVKLLDPYTAANVTSLDNTNYVYNGATNIWNDTTLWKFLNGTLEFLASPVDTDLSVVVSAGPYNLGGGEVKHVAFAFVGGTTLPTLIEDADSAQAIYDSLFYGISEDNAIISPFDRDFIQSYPNPFCEKTRLVFNLRVSGNVKVNVYDIAGKLVRTVLDEPRKTGEQVMYWDGRDNDGTALPNGIYFFSIETPLVKKTGKLILMK; encoded by the coding sequence ATGAAAAAAATGATAATGTTCGCGGCGGCAATGCTGGCAATGGGATTCGCTGCTTCGAACGCGGATGTGTATCAAATGCCGGGCAGCGGTACGATCCATCAGTTCGCGCCCGCGCGTTTCGGTAACGCCGATCTTATCTGTTTTTCCAACGGGATAACGATCGATGTGAAGACCGGCGAACCGGCACTTGAGTACACGATTGAAAAGTCGGAATATTATATTGTCCATTTCAATAGTCCGATATACCAGCAGTCCAAGGACCAGCTGGAAGCGGCCGGCGCTCAGATATATTCATATCTGCCGAACTACGCTTTCATCGTCAGGATGGACGATATTGCACAGGCCAAGGTCGCGGCGTGCGATTTCATCGACTGGGTCGGTATCTACCAGCCGTCGTACAAGCTGTCCAGCCAGGATGAATTCAAGAGCTTGAGCGGCACGCACGTTGTCACGATCCTGCTGTATGCCGACGCGGGGGCTGAGAATGTGATGAATTACCTGCGTTCGAACAAGGCCGTTATCAAGGACGTGGCGGAATCAAAATGGGACAAACTGATCAATGCCGAGATCAACCTCGCGCTCGTTCCCGAACTGGCGAAATTCGATGAAGTCAGCTGGATCGAACCCTGGCACAAAATGGAACTGGACAACAACAGCGTCCAGTGGGTCCTTCAGACTTGCATAAACGGCAACCGCCACGTATGGGACATGGGCATCCGGGGCAACGGCGAATTGATGTCGACCTGCGATACCGGGGTCAGGACATCGCATTACGCGTTCCGGAGCACTTCTTCATCGTGGATCACGACCTGGGGTAATTACCCGAACGACCGCAAGATCATCGGCTACCAGCCCGCCAACACCATGGGCGCCGGCTATGCCGATTTCGGCGATGAAGCCGTGAACTATTACCACGGCAGCCATACGGCCGGTACCTGCAGCGGCGACGATACGCTCAACGCCGCTGATACGCGCGACGGCTTGGCGATCAAGGGAAGGCTTTATTTCCTGGATGGCGGCGGTTCCAACGGCGCGGTGTACCTGTACCCGAACCTGAACACGCTATGGGCGATCCCTTACAATGGCAATGCCGCGGGCAGCGTGAAGCTGTGCTCGAACTCATGGGGTTCGAATGCCAATGGCTCGTACACGTCAAATTCGGCGCAGTGCGACCAGTTCATGTGGGATCACAAGGACTTCCTGCTGTTTTTCTCTAACGGCAATAACGGACCGGGCAGCGGTACCGTCGGCTCGCCCGCCACCGCGAAGAACGTGGTCTCGGTCGGTTCATGCAACAACTCTACCGGTTACGCGACGCTGAGCAGTTTCTCCAGCCGCGGGCCCTGCGATGACGGTCGGCGCAAACCGACTATTCTCACGCCGGGCAATACCGTGTATTCGGTAAACGGCGGCGGCGACGCCGGCTACACCGGTATGCAGGGAACAAGTATGTCTTCGCCCGGAGCCATGGGAGCAGGAGTTCTGGTAAGGCAATACTTCACCGATGGATTCTATCCGACGGGCGCGGCAAATTCCTCTGATTCGATCGCGCCTTCGGCCGCGCTCATGAAAGCGGTGCTCGTTAATGGCGCCGACAATTCCATGAGCGGTTACACGGTCCCGGATAATAACATCGGCTGGGGCCGCGTCGATCTCGACAGCGTGCTGTATTTCACCGGCGATGCTAAAAAGTTGGCGATCGTCGATGAAGCTACCGGTCTTTCTACCGGCCAGTTTGTCGAGTATGATTACAACGTGCTGTCCGGCTCGGTGCCGCTCCGTGTGGCGCTTGTCTGGACCGACTATCCGGGTGCTGCTGGTGGTGCTCATAACATCATCAACGACCTGCACCTGACGGTCACGGATCCGAACAATGTCGTCTATCTGGGCAATGTTTACTCTGGCGGGCAGTCCGCGACCGGCGGCAGCGCTGATACGGTCAATGTTGAAGAGTGCGTGCGGCGCAATAGTCCGACGGCTGGCAACTGGACCATCAGGGTTGACGCTTCGCATGTACCCAACGGCCCGCAGCCTTTCGCGATCGTGGTGACCGGGGATCTCGGTACCGCGTCGCAGCCCAGCATTGTCTATGAAACGAATACCATCGATGATGCCGGCGGCAACAACAATGGCAAGGTCGATCCGGGTGAGACCGTGAACATGACCGTCACCTTGAGGAACGACGGCTCAACGAACGCGACGAATACCAATGGAACGCTGAGGACCGCTTCCGCTTACATTACCCTGCTGGATTCGACCGCGACCTACGGGACGATAACCGGCGGCGGCGGAACCGCCAACGGTATTTTCCAGTTCACGGCTTCGGCTTCAACTCCGCAGGGCACGACCGTGGCATTCACGGTGTACGTGACCGCGGATGGCGGATACACGACCAACTGCAACTTCCAGATCGTTGTTGGTGCGCCGCGTTACGATTATGTCGACCATAATGTCGGGAACTGCGTGCTGACCGTCACTAAACAGGGAAGCATCGGCTTCCTCGATGTCAACTCCGGCGGCAGCGGGTTCATTTATCCCAAATCCGGAACGAATGAGCTGTACCACTCGTCACTCGCTCTCGCTAACGCCAATAACTGGGTACTGGACCGGTTCTATCCTAATACCGGTGCCAACCCGAACAACACTGACTGGCGCTGTACGACAGTGCCTAACGGTCAATGCTGGATCGACAGCATCGCGCCCGCGGTCTCCGACCAGGAATCATGGTCGATGTATGCTGATTCCGGCAATTCGGCGCCCAAGGGTATCGTCGTTACCCAGCATGGTTACGCCTGGCGCGCGGCTGGTTACGATGATTTTGTCATCGTATTGTGCGACGTAAAGAACAACAGCGGCGCCGCGATCAATAATATCTATACCGGCGTGATCGCTGATTTCGATATGGGTAATGCCTACGTCAACCGCGGGGCCACCGATACGCTCCGGCGTCTTTCATACGAGTGGGAACCCGGTGCGCCGAACCGCTATGTCGGCGTCAAGCTGCTGGATCCCTACACCGCGGCGAACGTCACGTCGCTCGATAATACGAACTACGTTTACAACGGCGCGACCAATATCTGGAACGACACAACCCTGTGGAAATTCCTCAACGGCACGCTGGAATTCCTGGCATCGCCGGTCGATACCGATCTTTCCGTCGTCGTGTCGGCAGGTCCGTACAACCTCGGCGGGGGCGAAGTGAAGCATGTTGCATTCGCTTTCGTCGGCGGTACCACGCTGCCAACGCTCATCGAGGATGCGGATTCGGCGCAGGCGATCTACGACAGCTTGTTCTACGGCATCAGCGAGGATAACGCGATCATCAGTCCGTTCGACCGTGATTTTATCCAGTCCTATCCGAACCCGTTTTGCGAAAAAACGCGTCTGGTATTCAACCTGCGCGTCTCCGGGAACGTCAAGGTCAATGTGTACGATATCGCGGGCAAGCTCGTGAGGACGGTGCTCGACGAGCCGAGAAAGACCGGCGAGCAGGTGATGTATTGGGACGGTCGGGATAACGACGGCACGGCTTTGCCGAACGGCATTTACTTCTTCTCGATCGAAACGCCGCTCGTAAAGAAAACGGGCAAGCTGATACTGATGAAATAG
- a CDS encoding SIMPL domain-containing protein (The SIMPL domain is named for its presence in mouse protein SIMPL (signalling molecule that associates with mouse pelle-like kinase). Bacterial member BP26, from Brucella, was shown to assemble into a channel-like structure, while YggE from E. coli has been associated with resistance to oxidative stress.), giving the protein MNISLFTILIVLTAQTGTNSAPAVSLSYDKPVISVSGQGTSTTTFTTSEYQITLYADTAAGTEAEAKALAETMRQDIIKAVKEMGGKESDVVLSNINNVPPYETDPLYRINQDLYVTLRNVKDINKVREKFLLTTTAQIGSVMPVAEGKIDYGPAVAEARTAAMKNARDEASSLAQAANVILGEPLYISEQITYPYYYNSSEYGDYGGSYGTDSTVTVQVTVYYLMIYKK; this is encoded by the coding sequence ATGAATATTTCGCTTTTCACCATTCTTATCGTGCTTACTGCCCAGACCGGCACCAATTCCGCGCCTGCGGTCTCGTTGTCGTACGACAAACCCGTCATCAGCGTCAGCGGTCAGGGAACGTCCACGACCACGTTCACCACATCGGAGTACCAGATAACTTTGTACGCTGATACAGCGGCAGGCACCGAGGCTGAAGCAAAGGCCCTTGCCGAAACGATGCGGCAGGACATTATCAAAGCGGTAAAAGAAATGGGTGGTAAGGAAAGCGACGTGGTGTTATCAAATATCAATAACGTGCCGCCTTATGAAACCGATCCTCTATATCGCATAAATCAAGACCTGTACGTAACCCTAAGGAATGTCAAAGACATAAACAAAGTACGCGAAAAATTTTTACTGACCACAACGGCGCAGATCGGAAGCGTCATGCCGGTCGCCGAGGGAAAGATCGATTATGGCCCGGCGGTCGCGGAAGCACGGACTGCAGCCATGAAGAATGCGCGCGATGAAGCCTCAAGCCTTGCCCAGGCGGCAAACGTGATCCTGGGCGAACCGCTGTACATCAGCGAGCAGATCACCTATCCTTATTACTACAATAGCAGCGAATACGGCGATTATGGCGGCTCTTACGGGACCGACAGCACGGTGACAGTGCAGGTGACGGTATATTACCTGATGATATATAAAAAATAA
- a CDS encoding NCS2 family permease has protein sequence MNSFFDRLFKLKEYHTSIKVEVLAGVTTFMTMAYIIAANPLILAAAGMDKGAVVLATCLVSGIITIVMGLLANYPIALAPGMGINAFFAFAICSGMGIDWRIGLGFFFIEGVIIVIITLTKLRETVINSIPMPLKCAVSVGIGLFLAFIGFENAGLIASHPVTFITISQIANPAIFPKIILASVILIVTTILLVKKVRGAILIGIVVGTLLSLIPVFRARGEALQLLQPSLAPTFFKLNIIGALKWSFIPLIFTLLFVDFFDTAGTVIGLSVKAKYIDKNGKIPRIGRILFADSLGPVIAALFGTSTVTSYIESAAGIEEGGRTGLTAVVTGILFMIALLAAPLVGYIPSVAVAPALIIVGIMMMEAVTRIDFNDYSEAVPAFITITSMPFTYSISNGISLGFLSYVLIKLLSGKPKEVSVIMYILAAFFLVFFITSPVFK, from the coding sequence ATGAACTCGTTTTTTGACAGATTGTTCAAGCTTAAAGAATACCATACCAGCATAAAAGTCGAGGTGCTGGCGGGCGTGACGACATTCATGACCATGGCTTATATCATCGCCGCCAATCCATTGATCCTGGCCGCGGCCGGCATGGACAAGGGTGCCGTGGTGCTGGCAACATGCCTCGTCAGCGGGATCATAACGATCGTTATGGGGTTGCTCGCGAATTACCCGATCGCGCTCGCGCCGGGCATGGGCATCAACGCATTTTTTGCCTTCGCGATCTGCTCGGGCATGGGCATTGACTGGCGGATCGGTCTTGGGTTCTTTTTCATCGAGGGCGTGATCATCGTCATCATCACGTTGACCAAGCTGCGGGAAACCGTGATCAACTCGATACCGATGCCGCTCAAGTGCGCAGTGTCGGTGGGCATCGGCCTGTTCCTGGCATTCATCGGTTTCGAGAATGCCGGGCTCATCGCCAGCCACCCGGTCACGTTCATCACGATCTCGCAGATCGCCAACCCGGCGATCTTTCCAAAGATCATCCTGGCGTCGGTCATTCTGATCGTCACGACGATCCTGCTGGTGAAAAAAGTGCGGGGCGCGATACTGATCGGCATCGTCGTGGGTACGCTCCTGAGCTTGATTCCGGTTTTCCGCGCTCGCGGCGAAGCCCTGCAATTGCTGCAGCCCTCCCTGGCGCCAACTTTTTTCAAGCTCAATATCATCGGCGCGCTCAAGTGGTCGTTCATACCCCTCATCTTCACGCTCCTGTTCGTGGATTTTTTCGACACCGCAGGCACGGTCATTGGACTATCAGTCAAAGCCAAATACATCGATAAGAACGGAAAAATCCCGCGGATCGGCCGAATATTATTCGCTGACTCGCTCGGTCCCGTTATCGCGGCGCTTTTCGGCACTTCGACCGTGACCTCCTATATCGAAAGCGCGGCCGGCATTGAAGAAGGCGGCCGTACGGGCCTGACCGCGGTCGTGACCGGCATCCTATTCATGATCGCGCTGCTGGCCGCGCCACTGGTTGGGTATATCCCTTCGGTCGCCGTGGCACCGGCGCTGATAATCGTCGGGATCATGATGATGGAAGCCGTTACGCGGATCGATTTCAACGATTATTCAGAAGCGGTCCCGGCGTTCATCACGATCACCAGCATGCCGTTCACCTACAGCATTTCCAACGGCATCTCGCTGGGGTTTTTATCTTACGTGTTGATCAAGCTGTTAAGCGGCAAGCCCAAGGAAGTATCGGTGATAATGTACATTCTCGCGGCGTTCTTCCTGGTATTCTTTATTACGAGTCCGGTGTTCAAATAG
- a CDS encoding PorV/PorQ family protein, producing MFLDCLGFRTSVLGFSRISALLILLLTFFGTLNAGAGDASATFLKIPVDSRVVALGDASAAYVDNASALYYNPAGLARIQKADFTFMHNMWLLGMYHEYGAVGFKIKQVGSFGLSFNYWGSGTIPRITIRGDTIGDFSASDWTANLGYGKDIGKFYIGGGFKYISEMNDSLGGSCFGFDLGAMYDTPLKGLQMGFSLANLGTQLKVDSLAYSLPMLVRLGWRYSLPGPGLAITQDFIFSNADDLGIGAGAEYWIAEVLALRLGYRTGANYEGLSGLRAGVGLLIKGFGIDYAYAPYGKLGMSNRFTISFKIQ from the coding sequence GTGTTTCTAGATTGTTTAGGATTTCGAACTTCGGTATTAGGATTTAGCAGGATATCTGCATTACTGATCCTGCTACTGACATTCTTTGGTACTCTAAACGCCGGTGCCGGCGATGCCAGCGCCACATTTTTAAAGATCCCGGTTGATTCACGCGTTGTCGCCCTTGGCGATGCCAGCGCTGCTTATGTGGATAATGCGTCTGCGCTTTACTATAATCCCGCCGGTCTGGCAAGGATCCAGAAGGCTGATTTCACCTTCATGCATAACATGTGGCTGCTCGGCATGTACCATGAATATGGCGCCGTTGGATTCAAGATCAAGCAGGTCGGCAGTTTCGGACTGTCGTTCAATTACTGGGGTTCAGGTACGATCCCGAGGATCACGATCCGTGGCGACACCATTGGTGATTTTTCTGCCTCGGACTGGACCGCTAATCTCGGATATGGCAAAGACATCGGCAAGTTCTATATCGGGGGCGGTTTTAAATACATTAGCGAGATGAACGACAGCTTAGGCGGTAGCTGTTTCGGTTTTGACCTGGGAGCGATGTACGACACCCCGCTTAAGGGACTGCAGATGGGATTCTCGCTCGCCAATCTCGGCACGCAGCTGAAAGTGGACAGCCTTGCCTATTCCCTGCCCATGCTGGTAAGGCTTGGCTGGAGATATTCACTGCCCGGACCGGGACTCGCCATCACCCAGGATTTCATTTTCTCCAACGCGGATGATCTTGGCATCGGGGCAGGAGCTGAATACTGGATCGCTGAAGTCCTCGCGCTCAGGCTTGGGTACCGCACCGGCGCGAATTATGAAGGGCTGTCGGGATTGCGGGCCGGTGTGGGGTTATTGATCAAGGGTTTCGGGATCGATTATGCTTACGCGCCGTATGGGAAACTGGGAATGTCGAATAGATTCACGATATCATTTAAAATACAATAA
- the mnmE gene encoding tRNA uridine-5-carboxymethylaminomethyl(34) synthesis GTPase MnmE, producing MIARDTIVACATPTGYSGLAVIRLSGPDAVFIATHFFLFADASKSVESNHAYYGRIIDPRDPEKRVIDWSLATFFITPHSYTGEDAVEVSCHGNPLIVDRIISIAVSQGARPAEPGEFTRRALLNGKLDLIQAEAVLDMVHAPCDDARRLAIVQYEGVLSQRVREWRSVVTDLLIMVEAHIDFPDEEDVVYEQKQVNFQVQKLLTEIDVLLTSAKTGVKIKEGYRVAIAGRVNVGKSTLFNKLLGYERAIVHQTPGTTRDYIEEGVEIRGLFLRLTDTAGVMNVVDMPDVDKLGIDRTLQVLDQADLVLMVFDGSEPLNEHDIQLYNLVKDRSKIMVINKIDLNIKLREGDILTDSVKLSAKTGDNLDQLRDAIRKHLSADRNAGPGLRKDLMLTRHRHIRALKEVKKCLLGVIENNTPDTVAFELHSALEIIGELTGQRIMRKEILDKIFEEFCIGK from the coding sequence ATGATAGCCCGCGATACGATCGTTGCATGCGCGACACCGACAGGGTATTCAGGCCTTGCCGTGATCCGGCTGAGCGGACCGGATGCGGTATTCATTGCCACGCATTTTTTCCTCTTTGCAGATGCTTCAAAGTCGGTAGAATCAAATCATGCCTACTACGGCCGGATCATCGATCCCCGGGATCCGGAAAAGAGAGTCATTGACTGGTCGCTCGCGACGTTTTTTATCACCCCGCACTCCTATACCGGAGAAGACGCGGTGGAAGTATCCTGCCACGGAAATCCCCTGATAGTCGACCGTATCATTTCAATCGCGGTAAGCCAGGGCGCCCGGCCCGCCGAGCCGGGTGAATTTACGCGGCGCGCGCTGCTCAACGGCAAACTCGATCTTATCCAGGCCGAGGCCGTATTGGACATGGTCCACGCGCCGTGCGATGATGCCCGCCGGCTGGCGATCGTCCAGTATGAAGGGGTTTTGTCCCAGAGAGTGCGTGAATGGCGGTCCGTAGTAACCGATCTGCTGATCATGGTCGAAGCACACATCGATTTTCCGGATGAAGAGGACGTAGTATACGAACAAAAACAGGTCAATTTTCAGGTTCAAAAACTGCTGACCGAGATCGACGTTCTACTCACCTCTGCAAAGACGGGTGTTAAGATCAAAGAGGGTTACCGGGTCGCGATCGCGGGAAGGGTGAATGTCGGCAAATCCACGTTATTTAATAAACTGCTCGGTTATGAGCGGGCGATAGTTCACCAGACTCCTGGCACGACGCGCGACTACATTGAAGAAGGCGTCGAGATCAGAGGGTTGTTCCTGCGTTTAACCGATACCGCGGGCGTCATGAACGTGGTGGATATGCCGGACGTTGATAAACTGGGCATTGACCGGACCCTGCAGGTCCTGGATCAGGCCGATCTCGTACTGATGGTGTTTGACGGCTCAGAGCCTCTGAACGAACATGATATCCAGCTATACAATCTAGTCAAAGACCGGTCGAAGATCATGGTGATCAACAAAATCGATCTCAATATCAAGCTTCGCGAAGGCGACATACTTACGGATTCGGTTAAATTATCCGCTAAAACCGGGGATAATCTGGACCAATTACGGGATGCGATCAGGAAACACTTGAGCGCAGACAGAAACGCTGGACCGGGATTGCGCAAGGATCTGATGCTGACCAGGCACCGGCATATCCGGGCGCTGAAAGAAGTCAAAAAGTGCCTGCTCGGAGTGATCGAGAACAACACCCCGGATACGGTTGCCTTTGAGCTGCATTCCGCGCTTGAGATAATCGGAGAACTAACCGGCCAGCGGATCATGCGAAAAGAGATCCTCGACAAGATATTCGAGGAATTCTGTATAGGGAAATAA
- a CDS encoding R3H domain-containing nucleic acid-binding protein, whose protein sequence is MKVVEATGKTQEEAIANGLKMLGSIRDEVDQEVISQTGEETKVKLTIKEPRQYLTALTNYVLTACGFKTLITVTKDDQGFYVNIKTRHADSLLIGKKGETLWSLQYLISRLAKRFYSNIRILIDVNGYRIRRNNFLKKKAEAVAHIVLETGREMALDAMTKREEKIVMMRLVELKGIKIYSIGKGVNRNIVIAPSGGEPGESGVTEADIKQIEKEHDEEDLDH, encoded by the coding sequence ATGAAAGTGGTTGAGGCAACCGGGAAAACACAGGAAGAGGCGATCGCTAACGGATTAAAAATGCTTGGTTCTATCCGGGATGAGGTTGACCAGGAGGTCATATCCCAGACCGGGGAAGAGACCAAGGTCAAGCTGACCATCAAAGAGCCTCGTCAGTATCTGACTGCCTTAACAAATTATGTCCTCACCGCATGTGGATTCAAGACCTTGATCACAGTAACCAAGGATGACCAGGGATTTTACGTCAATATCAAAACCCGGCATGCCGATTCGTTGCTCATCGGCAAAAAAGGGGAGACGCTATGGTCGCTGCAGTACCTGATATCGCGTTTGGCGAAACGGTTCTATTCCAACATCAGGATCCTGATCGATGTCAATGGCTACCGTATCCGGCGCAATAACTTCCTTAAGAAAAAAGCCGAGGCGGTGGCGCACATCGTTCTGGAAACAGGTCGCGAAATGGCACTTGATGCGATGACCAAGCGTGAGGAAAAGATCGTGATGATGAGGCTTGTCGAGCTCAAGGGCATCAAGATCTATTCGATTGGCAAAGGCGTCAACCGCAATATCGTCATCGCGCCTTCAGGCGGCGAACCAGGTGAATCAGGGGTGACGGAGGCGGACATTAAGCAGATCGAGAAAGAGCATGACGAAGAGGATCTGGACCATTAA